The following is a genomic window from Plasmodium yoelii strain 17X genome assembly, chromosome: 12.
cacttatttttttacaattctCAATATACACAATTGGGGAAACTGCATTTTGAAGGAAATAAAAGTTGAAATTCTTTAAccgttttatttttacaaataaaGAGAAAAATATACATGTGTGCAAATCAAATTAGAAAAATACCTGGTATGTCTATAGGtccttcattttttatttgccCCGAATTGACAGTCAAGGGCCATTCAAATTtggttttttctaaaaacctttttaatatatcataatttatagtatcattttgaaataaaatttcCCAATTCtttttgcaattttttttttcattctcTATAAAATTGTTGTTGTGTGAAATAACATGTCCTAAAAGCTCTTTGTTAGAAATTCGACCAAATatctacaaaaaaaaaaaaaaaaaaaaaaaaataatataaaatgagaaaaattGTAAACTAATTCAATATTCacacatttaaataattttatattttctccCCCTTTTTATGTAGTAatataaattcaaaaaaaaaactttatttttagttcatttatttgcatattttttattacctTAATTATGTCAAATACTAGAAATCCATATTTATGTCTTCTGatcaatatattattttttcttaaagaactggatattattttattattatttaatatgttatatttttttaatatatttttttttttggtttcAATTGATGTTAGTAAAAAGTAATTTGTAAATATAACAAtgtaacaaataaaaaaaacaatttttaaaaacatttcTAATTTGCTTTTTAAATCATCAAGTTGTTTAatctatttttaatatcCCATTTTAGTTCTTacatccatatatatatatatatgtatgtatgtgtgtatgattttttatattcaaattatatttatttaaaacaaaataaagaaatgagcaagtatatatattgtatgtCATATGCTTAGATAGCTATGTGCCTGAATTAGTGggagaataaaaaaaaaatctaaacgattatatacatatacatataaattgAGCGCAGttaaaattgttatataaagcctataaaaaattaaaataatttttttcccattttttttatcactttttttatcacttttttccccatttttttatcactttttttatcatttttttatcacttttttcccattttttttcatctttttcgCAATCCCATTGGATCAATGGGAACTCCAATTCAATATCGTTTATTGCaaaattagtaaaaaaattagtaaaaaattaataaaaaaattacaaaaaaattacaaaaaaatgaaataccTGTTAAAATAACAGTTAACATTAAAAAGAGACCATAACATTACAACatgaatataataagaaATATAGTTCTTtctctctatatatatttcccaaaataaaaaatttttatatggcTATTTTTGTTCGTAAATACAAAGAGAGTTATATTTAACCattatacaatttttcaACCTTGATATATTGAGGtttcttatataataatttttaaaaaaaatttaattatggTTTTATAGGAATTagttttatgtattttttttttaaattataatcgAACATATTAGAACATTTTCACTATGtattgtatatacatatttatgaaaTAATATACTTTCCTTacaacaatataaattaacattattttataataattaaaaaaaaagaaaacacACACAATTATGTATTGTTACCTTTTTAGgggtataatatatatatgtctTTCTGTTCGTAActtaatttttatacatgattttttatatgctattttaaatatatttttaaatagaaATGTATGTAATTGTTGTTTAGcattatttcattttgttacttttttaaaaaataaattcccAAAATATCATACAtatgcaaatatatatatatatacaatatatatgtgcataatATATGAGGATAAAAGataagcaaaaaaaaaaaataataattgtatatttatacacatatataataagagCATAGAAAATATATGTCCATCAAAATGACTAAAATTTAAACATAAAAACATTTATCCGAAAAAGTTACATGAATGCGcatatatatcttttaaGTCAATAATTagattcattattttttttttttatgtaaataaatatttacttTCAGTTTATTTTCCACCTCTTTTTTTATCTAcaactttttttaaatttttaccAGAAGATGAAATTTGTTTTTTGGCATCCTTAGCAATTACTTTTTTCTTATCTTTTTTATCTGCTTTATcctttttgtcttttttttcttttttaactttttttactttttgttcttgtttttttttttcttttaaaactTGTCTAACACATTTTTGTTCctcaaataaaaatgctCTCATTATTCTTTCCTTAATACATTTTGCACATATCGATCCACCATATGCTCTCGACACTTTTCTATCCTTTTTTCTAGCTCTTTGGTTATCTGCAGGTCTTAAAGCTTTTAcctatgaaaaaaaaaaaaaaaattgagaataaataaaatggtcatatatatttagctGGTTATTGTCTCTCAGGATATGTATTTTATTCTTtaacatgtatatatgtagaataaatagttttatttcaataaaaaaaaaaaaaaaaaaaaaaaaaaatttacaaagCCAATATATCACCTGCACTGTACAGgcaaataaaatacataaaagtaatatataattcaaaatatgcaaaaaaaaaattatattttctcaaccaaatataaatatttccagttttcataaaatattatatatataatgtatttttattttttttgcttaCTCCTTGAATAGGGTTTTTACAGTCAGCACATTTGGGTTTTCctgctttttttttaataacatgAATTGTTAATTTTCCACCGGGAGTTCTAATTGGCCTTACTTTATTTGATTTAGTATTATAATGGTTATGTTTACGATAGTGTACTCTTTGTGccatttttaacaaataatttttaatatatagagaataaataaattttactaaaatattatttatattattatttttcaaaaagcccaaataatatattactatttaaataaaagtaattattttatgcaaaatagttaataatatatatcatatatttttttttaattttactaaaaaattgtattaatttttttttttgtatatttaaagaataataaatattttttttataaatggaaatgtttttttattatatgcataaaatatgcaaaccaacttaaaaattatactagtataatataatacaatataatataatataagcataaatatgtatattacaTTGTActgtacatatataatatataaaatatactatatattttttttattttttttaatattttttttaattttatttttaccatCCCCTCTGTTCAGCATTATTGCCAACCACCTGACTTATTACTCACCGCCAATATGTAGGAAATTTCTAAGCATAAAATTGTATACTCATTTGCATAATcttatattgtattaataaGCTAATATCGCATATGTAGCAATAGTATATgcattattttgtatataatagCGGCGCTACATTATTGCCCGCTttgctatttttttcaacttgaaataataaaaaagcaGGAagcttataatatatactgttatgcttatataaaaataattacaattcttcctatatatatatatccataataaataatgcatattttttattacgtTATATTATAGCACCTTCCTTTGTAAGTTCCATGAAAttgtattaaataaaaataaacctcggctatgcatatacatacatatacatacatatttatataatcacattatatatatcacatatatatgtagcctgttttattttgcagctaattttttttaaataaaaaatttgaatattatgggaaaatataatatatgccTATAAATAACCATTTGctatgtttaaaaaaaaatgactatgtaattctttttttatttaatctataaaaataaacaagcTCATTTTTTAAGcatcaaaattttattattttgttattattttgttattattattttgttattattattttattattttgtcattattttgttattttcaaaaaaaatgtctttACATTCGAGGTTAAAGGGGTTGtactataaaattatatatactacCATGTTACTAAAAATATGCCTGAAATGTTTAggtaaaatataatacttgtattattcataaaaataaaagtaaaaataaaagtaaaaataaaggtAAAAATAAAGGTAAAATAAAGAACTAAAATACGTCATAAAAATtaagttattatatatctataataccaaaaaattattatttccaaaaattattatttccaaaaaattttattgtgtgtgattatttttattgacctcgtgaaaacaaaataaaagcaTTTACTATCTATATTTGTCATAAATAGTATTTCCTTTCTTCTTTAAAACtggataatataatatattttactttttctttattttttatttttcaattatatatattatgttttactaaaaacaaattagagttataaaaaaaaggaaatatacAATTGAgtaacaaaatatatgactcatattgtataaataaaacaagcataaaaaaaaatatataaaattggtATTTGAACCAAAttaaaacaacaaaaaaaaaaaaataataaaaataacttatTAATATGTACAATGAgaaaatagttttttttttttttttataaatgtaatatatttttgattaTCAAACATACAAATGTCTTGATTTTTTGGGgggattattttttatatcttccTTTAATGTGTcttgataattttttaaaaaattaatatatttttttagtccATACGTTGCATATATTTGTAATTGTTTTTCATAATCTTCATCATATTCGTTTAATAACATATTCCTAACTAAACAATCATATTTTTtcgatttattttttttgctttttttatttatttcattaatttGAACATCTTTTGTgtccttttcttttttacttttgcccttttcttttttacttttgttcttttcttttttactTTTGTTCTTTTTCTTACTTTTTTGTAATCTACTAtccataaaaaaattatcattattatatagttCTTCATCAGAATCGTTTTCAGAACTCTCTTTTTccttttgaatttttttttttattttttttatttttttttctttttttagtttttttttctttttatcaCTCTTGTCTGCACTATTGCCACCTTTTTTTACACTCTtgtcaattttttttttcttaacttttttttctttttttgtgtTTCCCACAGAATCAACCGCATCCACATTTCCCTCATTTTTACTTACATTTTCATCTTCATTATTCTGATCAGCATTATCTAAATAAAGAGTACTGCTCATATTAGCCGTTGATTTATTGTCAGTCTCTTTCTGTGAATTTCGTTCTTTCGAAgttaaatttatttcatccatttctatttgtttatattagtatctgttttatatttacaaggattatgaaaaaaaaaaaaaataaaaaaaataataataaacaaataaataaataaaaataaacaaataaataaataattattaactGTATGATTTCTGAAATATGTATAACTACTTTGATaatcaaattattttattttttgagaaaatatatatctatacatgtttgtataatattatatacttatactATTTTCACGTTATAGTAACTCAaaatttccaaaaaaaaaaaaatttaattcacTTCTTGGTATTGCTATATTTCTAATctcttgtatttttttttaaataataatttttcacaaatttatgaaagaaaataaattactCTACCATATGCAAAACAATAACTTGGAAAAATGTTCTACTAAATGTATATTCATAATTCATTGTCAGCTTTATCAcaatttacatatatttttttttttatttgtatagaaaaaattctgaaaatataatttcataattttgatgaaaatataatttcataattttgatgaaaatataattccataattttgatgaaaatataattccataattttgatgaaaatattattttttttttttttttttttttttttgcattgtAGCACAaggaaatatttatataatatatattttatttggcaaaaaatgaaaattttataattaacatTGGTTCTTTTcactttatcatttttttttttttttctcttttatttcttactatatatattatttaccaAAAAATGAACTATTTAAAATTTGGATAATTTTTGCTATATATAAATCAGTTGGGAATggtcatatttatttgtatctATAGAAGgattattacaaaaaatgtgaaaataaaaagtaaaattGAAACAGCAATTATGATTAAAgataagaaaaaagaaatactTTGGTTACTTCCCatttttttggtttttttatttacatcaAGAATtgaatctatattatttGCTTGTTTGGTTGCAGATACTTCCaatgttttattatcatcTACTAATATTTGTCTGTATGCTAACACATTTTCTTTCATTTCTTGAGCAAGTAAACATAATTCATCATCAATATTATCATCTTTAAATGtgtttgtattttttcttttatctaactttttttgaaattctatttttttatattcatatgtaaactcatattttaaattatcatattcATCTATTTGATTCCCCCATTCTTTTATGAGGCTATCTTTAATTAGTTCAcaattttcaaatttaacaaaatttgaattattattattattattatcgaCTTTGTAATTGTGTGACAATGTGTTATTTTGTTCATCATTGGAATTTTCCTTTTGGGGGCTGTCTCTCTTTTCTAAGAATAAAACGCTTTCATCTCGTTTGCCTTCTTCATCTTGTTTACcttcttcatcttcttcatctTGTTTGCCTTGATCCGTATTCATACGTTTTTCGCCCATGCTTAAATTTCTTTCCAAAATGACAGCCCCATTGATAAAGGGTGAATTATTCGAGGAGGTATCTTCATGTTCATTTTTAgtattacaattttttaacaCATTTTCaagtttttcttttttcgaaattattttttttaatatatctatctctgatattttatttgttttgaCTTTTAAAGAATGTGATATATCACTAATGTAAGAGTTTAGATCATttagaaataaaattattttttctttttctttatctTCCTCATTAAACTTATCACAACTTATTTCAATTTCTTTTAgtaattcaaataattcaTCAAATtcaatcattatttatttttgattaattattttttttacaaataaaaacataaacATGATGATTAGAGGATGGACAATGAgggaaataataaatctgttaataaatttttcctttttttaaaaactaAGAACAAAAATtcacacaaaaaaatatatctttaaaCATAGATAtgttttgtttatttatttattttttttttttttactttatcgtattgaaataaaaagaataatgaaatttaatttatccaaaaatttatttataatataattcgATTTGCTCCCTTTTTTCTTTTGCGAGAAAAACGCTATTTTAATTTGACAATGCGGAAACGACGAAACAAAATAAGAGCCCTAAAATATTCTAGTGTATTATATAAtacgaattaaaaaaaatccaTTTTCCGATTGTGGAAACGACGAAGCAAAATAAGAGCCCTAAAATATTCTAGTGTATTGTATAAtacgaattaaaaaaatccaTTTTCCGATTGTGgaaactattttttttatcacatttgtacatatttttataacatttgtacatatttttatcacatttgtacatatttttatcacatttgtacatatttttataacatttgtacatatttttataacatttgtacatatttttatcacatttgtacatatttttatcacatttttataacattttttaaattgtacAAAAGTATCCAGTATGCTTAGTCCATAGCATTTCATTGCCCCCCTTTTTTGCATAGCCCTATGCTTATATTACTAACTTTCCAatcaatttattatattttgttatttaccAATTTTAAACAAATTCTTAATCCCTATCTCTTTCTTATAGCTACCCCAACATTTGTGGAACTTAATTATATTTCTGCACACATTATTCAATATTATGCGTTGGCTTTCCACACACACATTCCTGTTCATGTTGTTTAGTATTATTTCTGTACAATAGctagatatttttttttttttttttttttaatcgaATAAAAAGTTAGCCAAAGGATATAATAGCTCGATGAGAATGTtagaatatttaataaaatgaaaagaaatatttttttttgtaaaaatttattcaaatatacccaaataaatataagaaaaGAATGCGcaaaagatatattttttgttgaaaaaagaggaagaaaatatataccattttatgatgaaaaaaaagtaaaaaaaaaaaatttaaatacaggagaaaatattaacaacgaaaataaaaatgaagagggacaaaataaacaaaatgaaaattcaatattttatcaaaatttaaTGCCACCTATATCACCAATGAAAGGTTTAAAACTGTTACTTAGCTTTGATACACATTTTGGAGAAATAAAagttaataaagaaaaaccaataaattttaatttaataataaaaattgataTAAAAAGAGAATCTCTAAGAGGAATGTGTAACTTAGCACATAgtgtagataaaaaaaaaaaaattttagtaTTAATTGAAGAAGATAAtgaaaacttaaaaaaatatggagcAGATTATGTTGGTTTagattatattaataaaataaaaaatggatgGCTAGATTTtgatatatgtataacaaattttaaaaatataaataaaatattaccAATAGCTAAAATATTAGGaccaaaaaaattaatgccTAATGTTAAATCTAATACTCTTgttgataatttaaaagaaactattataaaaataaaaagtggAAATACTATTGAATATCGTAGTGAACAAATAGATTCTAACAcatttgaattatataaaaatatttataatttaaataaaattgatcAAAATTCATTAGCTCatataaatgttaaaataGCTTCTACAGATATGTCTTTCCTACATATACTTGATAATATTAAATCTTTTGTTTCAGAAATtgtcaaaaataatatacattccTCACATActgataaagaaaataaatctaCATTTGTTTGGCCACCTactacaaaaaaaataaataaatctaataaatattacaaCCAAACAACAAATAATCTTATCAATAATATCGATGATAGTTCCGATTCGTTTATACTTGGTGGATACATAACTCTTATTGGTCTTcctaaattttttttgaaaccAAATTTACTCTATACTCATTCAGACGGCTATATCAATTAGTAGACCTGGACCCCCCCCTACGCACATGTCCACTCTgtttattctttattttgtgtgcttattctttatattgtatgtttatttttttgtgaatAGCTAGCCATATTTTACCAACATGTGGCTAGCTGGAAACTCACACAAGAGTTTGATTAAAAactattttaattaataagTTATAAAACAAATGAGGTTATTATGGCATTTGTTACGTTTGAAAAATTGACAAGACACGAATATgcaaaatgatgaaaaaataaaataatacacaatttttataaaatagaaaatataataagtcATGGGAATAATCCCTGACCAAAGAGGTGGAAAAATCACcttataatatatgaataaaatattaacactatttcatttgtttattattattgttatatcCTTATCTGCAGATTAAAAATGTTCTCTACGTTTTTGTCTTAAGCAATATGAATTCTTCCAATATGTGATACACCCAATATTTATAGGCTTCTCAGAATTGTGAATAGATTTATTAACTTGAAAACTATACACATTTATTCGTATAtagcaaaataaaaagtgTAAACAATCTCAATATCGTTTTTTCCATATATTCTGCATTTATTCAATTAAATAGGAAAAGGGAATCTttccaaaatatataaattataaaaacaaaagaaaaatgggaaaaaaaaatatcgtAGGAGCAAATATTAGTTTTctgaaaaattataattccTAATG
Proteins encoded in this region:
- a CDS encoding protein transport protein USE1, putative, with the translated sequence MIEFDELFELLKEIEISCDKFNEEDKEKEKIILFLNDLNSYISDISHSLKVKTNKISEIDILKKIISKKEKLENVLKNCNTKNEHEDTSSNNSPFINGAVILERNLSMGEKRMNTDQGKQDEEDEEGKQDEEGKRDESVLFLEKRDSPQKENSNDEQNNTLSHNYKVDNNNNNNSNFVKFENCELIKDSLIKEWGNQIDEYDNLKYEFTYEYKKIEFQKKLDKRKNTNTFKDDNIDDELCLLAQEMKENVLAYRQILVDDNKTLEVSATKQANNIDSILDVNKKTKKMGSNQSISFFLSLIIIAVSILLFIFTFFVIILL
- a CDS encoding ribosomal protein L1P is translated as MKRNIFFCKNLFKYTQINIRKECAKDIFFVEKRGRKYIPFYDEKKVKKKNLNTGENINNENKNEEGQNKQNENSIFYQNLMPPISPMKGLKLLLSFDTHFGEIKVNKEKPINFNLIIKIDIKRESLRGMCNLAHSVDKKKKILVLIEEDNENLKKYGADYVGLDYINKIKNGWLDFDICITNFKNINKILPIAKILGPKKLMPNVKSNTLVDNLKETIIKIKSGNTIEYRSEQIDSNTFELYKNIYNLNKIDQNSLAHINVKIASTDMSFLHILDNIKSFVSEIVKNNIHSSHTDKENKSTFVWPPTTKKINKSNKYYNQTTNNLINNIDDSSDSFILGGYITLIGLPKFFLKPNLLYTHSDGYIN
- a CDS encoding ribosomal protein L34e, with the protein product MAQRVHYRKHNHYNTKSNKVRPIRTPGGKLTIHVIKKKAGKPKCADCKNPIQGVKALRPADNQRARKKDRKVSRAYGGSICAKCIKERIMRAFLFEEQKCVRQVLKEKKKQEQKVKKVKKEKKDKKDKADKKDKKKVIAKDAKKQISSSGKNLKKVVDKKRGGK